One segment of Marinobacter sediminum DNA contains the following:
- the coaBC gene encoding bifunctional phosphopantothenoylcysteine decarboxylase/phosphopantothenate--cysteine ligase CoaBC has product MAAKRILLGITGGIAAYKSAELVRLLKKAGHSVRVVMTRGAEAFVTPLTFQALSGEPVRTSLLDPEAESGMGHIELAKWADQVVIAPASADFIARLAQGMADDLLTTLCCATEAPIAIAPAMNQAMWGNNRTQRNIRLLQEDSQICLWGPDQGQQACGDTGPGRMLEPAELVGLINHDRSQGPLAGKQVIITAGPTREPIDPVRYISNHSSGKMGYALAAAAHDAGADVILVSGPVNIPVPAGVEVRHASTAEDMLRESSAAVDAGCDLFVASAAVADYRPETCVGDKIKKSSDQMSLSLVRNPDTLATIAAREDAPFTVGFAAETSDVAHYATEKMQRKKLRMIVANDVSTPGLGFNSENNAVTVFWSDGQESIGPDSKQQIAARLVALIAEHLERAGC; this is encoded by the coding sequence ATGGCCGCCAAACGAATTCTGCTGGGCATCACCGGCGGTATTGCTGCCTATAAGAGCGCAGAGCTGGTTCGCTTGCTGAAAAAGGCAGGACATAGTGTGCGGGTGGTTATGACCCGGGGAGCCGAAGCGTTTGTTACACCATTAACGTTCCAGGCACTGAGTGGTGAACCGGTGCGTACATCGCTGCTGGACCCTGAGGCGGAATCAGGCATGGGGCATATTGAACTGGCTAAATGGGCGGATCAGGTTGTGATTGCGCCGGCGTCGGCTGATTTCATTGCTCGCCTGGCCCAGGGCATGGCAGACGACCTTCTGACGACTTTGTGTTGTGCCACGGAAGCGCCCATTGCCATTGCCCCGGCAATGAACCAGGCCATGTGGGGCAATAACCGTACGCAGCGGAATATCCGGCTGCTGCAGGAAGACTCCCAGATCTGCCTGTGGGGCCCGGATCAGGGTCAGCAGGCCTGTGGTGATACCGGGCCAGGCCGTATGCTTGAGCCGGCGGAACTGGTCGGGCTCATTAATCATGATCGCTCTCAGGGGCCACTGGCAGGCAAGCAGGTTATCATTACGGCTGGCCCCACCCGTGAGCCGATTGATCCGGTTCGTTACATCAGCAATCACAGCTCGGGGAAGATGGGTTACGCACTGGCTGCTGCCGCCCATGATGCCGGCGCTGACGTTATTCTTGTCAGCGGGCCGGTTAACATTCCGGTTCCCGCGGGGGTTGAGGTTCGCCATGCTTCTACCGCCGAGGATATGCTGCGAGAGTCGAGTGCCGCCGTAGATGCCGGTTGTGACCTGTTTGTGGCAAGCGCTGCCGTCGCTGATTATCGCCCGGAGACATGTGTCGGAGACAAGATCAAGAAATCCAGTGATCAGATGTCACTCTCGCTGGTGCGCAATCCGGATACCCTGGCAACGATCGCGGCCCGTGAGGATGCGCCCTTCACAGTGGGATTTGCCGCGGAAACGTCCGATGTAGCCCATTACGCCACTGAAAAAATGCAGCGCAAGAAGCTCAGGATGATCGTGGCAAACGACGTATCCACCCCGGGGCTTGGCTTCAATAGTGAGAACAATGCGGTCACTGTTTTCTGGTCTGATGGTCAGGAGTCAATCGGCCCGGACAGTAAACAGCAGATCGCAGCGCGCCTGGTGGCGCTGATTGCTGAACATCTCGAAAGGGCTGGGTGTTAA
- a CDS encoding phosphomannomutase/phosphoglucomutase has protein sequence MKLGKKTSDTSVDEKPAKKGAKTEKKKATARAGLKRLNSVATSQALVVVLVGVVASALIHFLVVQPSATKQLEIQKTIEADGAALRLNQYLGLMQESVNSLAGRPDVITAVSERSGIPVAEDALTDALPGIEGVYLFPYRMIPRTVNGDALLGFAGLELAREAEAGQVLHPDAFSRDNRWFLQMATPVRNPVSNAVTGSLLVVFDATQLRPLLQVVNPRLGGQLALIQTVSGSSRAVVSNGSASGAAETRPLSNPDWSVAYTPARSPAAPVDIIMIALLVGAPALVAAILIWVLLSGAQRGLRKDLAVLIQWSHKVFGGERIKLPAFQWDMVASTGEVLLRLSQVVDKRITKAAGTAKPKQQAAKKSSSPDSGEPLFQDNDMPEIDMLDGDEDVLGFGSGEDSVLGSGDTPDVEEVALPQVELSPDIFRAYDIRGIVDENLTPDVVQVIGRAIGSEAVERGIDALCIGYDGRHSSPDLADALARGIMATGCNVIHVGAVPTPVLYFATHELQTGSGVMVTGSHNPPNYNGLKIMLGGDTLSGEAIQKLYQRTRTGDFASGQGGQSSEDVRRAYLDRIVGDIAVAAPLKVVVDAGNGIAGELAPILIEELGCEVVPIYCDVDGDFPNHHPDPGKPANLADLIAKVKEEGADLGVAFDGDGDRLGLVTNTGKIIWPDRLLMLFARDVVSRNPGADVLYDVKCSRRLAGVISEAGGRPIMWKTGHSLMKAKMKETGALLAGEMSGHIFFGERWYGFDDGLYSAARLLEVLGIDDRHSDEVFEDFPDDISTPELNVEVTESSKFAIIERLGQEGDFRDGNISTIDGIRVDYADGWGLCRASNTTPVLVLRFEAETEEALERIKGLFREQLSKVAPDIAVDF, from the coding sequence ATGAAGCTGGGTAAGAAGACCTCCGACACGTCCGTTGATGAAAAACCCGCCAAAAAGGGGGCAAAAACCGAGAAAAAAAAGGCCACCGCCCGCGCCGGGCTGAAACGCCTTAATTCAGTAGCTACCAGCCAGGCGCTGGTGGTTGTTCTGGTTGGGGTTGTTGCCTCGGCGCTGATTCATTTTCTCGTAGTTCAGCCTTCGGCCACCAAGCAACTTGAGATCCAGAAAACGATTGAGGCTGACGGCGCTGCTCTTCGGCTTAACCAGTATCTCGGTTTAATGCAAGAGAGCGTTAACAGTCTGGCGGGCCGGCCGGATGTCATCACCGCGGTATCTGAGCGCAGTGGTATTCCTGTGGCAGAGGATGCTCTGACTGACGCTTTGCCCGGTATAGAGGGGGTTTATCTGTTTCCTTACCGGATGATCCCCAGAACGGTCAATGGTGACGCATTGCTGGGTTTTGCCGGACTGGAACTTGCCAGAGAGGCGGAAGCCGGTCAGGTCCTGCATCCGGATGCTTTCTCCAGGGATAATCGCTGGTTCCTTCAGATGGCGACTCCGGTTCGAAATCCGGTCAGTAATGCCGTGACAGGCAGCCTGTTGGTGGTTTTTGATGCGACGCAGTTGCGGCCCCTGCTGCAGGTTGTTAATCCGCGGCTCGGTGGACAGTTGGCGCTGATCCAGACCGTCTCCGGTTCCTCAAGAGCCGTGGTCAGCAACGGTAGTGCTTCGGGGGCAGCAGAAACCCGGCCATTGTCCAACCCCGACTGGTCGGTAGCGTACACGCCGGCCAGGTCCCCTGCAGCGCCGGTGGACATTATCATGATTGCGTTGCTGGTTGGCGCACCCGCGCTGGTCGCTGCGATTCTCATATGGGTGTTGCTCAGCGGAGCGCAACGGGGCCTGCGGAAAGATTTGGCGGTACTGATTCAGTGGTCGCACAAGGTGTTTGGTGGTGAGCGGATAAAGCTACCGGCGTTTCAGTGGGATATGGTGGCTTCTACTGGTGAGGTATTGCTCCGCCTGTCTCAGGTCGTAGACAAGCGCATTACCAAGGCAGCCGGAACGGCGAAGCCAAAGCAGCAGGCGGCTAAAAAGTCTTCTTCTCCAGACTCCGGTGAGCCGTTGTTCCAGGACAATGATATGCCGGAGATCGACATGCTTGACGGTGACGAAGATGTGTTGGGCTTTGGTAGTGGAGAAGACAGTGTTTTGGGGAGTGGCGATACGCCTGATGTTGAAGAGGTTGCGTTGCCGCAGGTTGAGCTGTCTCCGGATATTTTCCGCGCTTATGACATCCGCGGTATTGTGGATGAAAATCTGACCCCCGATGTTGTTCAGGTCATCGGCCGGGCCATTGGTTCGGAAGCTGTTGAACGTGGCATTGATGCGCTCTGCATCGGTTATGACGGTCGTCACTCCAGTCCTGACCTGGCCGATGCCCTGGCTCGAGGCATTATGGCAACCGGGTGTAACGTGATTCACGTGGGTGCCGTGCCGACCCCTGTGCTCTATTTCGCCACCCATGAACTTCAGACCGGGTCCGGGGTTATGGTAACCGGAAGCCACAATCCCCCGAACTACAATGGCCTCAAAATCATGCTGGGCGGTGATACGCTCTCTGGTGAGGCTATACAGAAACTCTATCAGCGCACCCGGACAGGCGATTTTGCCAGCGGTCAGGGCGGTCAGTCGTCCGAAGACGTTCGCCGCGCCTACCTGGATCGTATCGTTGGCGACATTGCCGTTGCTGCGCCGCTCAAGGTCGTGGTTGATGCCGGTAATGGCATTGCCGGCGAACTCGCACCCATACTGATTGAAGAGCTCGGCTGTGAAGTGGTGCCGATCTATTGTGACGTAGACGGTGATTTCCCGAATCATCATCCGGATCCCGGTAAACCCGCCAACCTGGCGGACCTGATTGCCAAAGTGAAAGAAGAGGGCGCTGATCTCGGGGTGGCTTTTGACGGTGATGGTGACCGACTGGGTCTGGTCACCAACACTGGCAAGATTATCTGGCCGGACAGGCTGTTGATGCTGTTCGCCCGCGACGTGGTATCCCGTAATCCCGGAGCCGACGTGCTCTATGACGTGAAGTGCAGCCGTCGCCTTGCCGGAGTGATCTCTGAGGCTGGCGGCCGGCCTATCATGTGGAAAACGGGTCATTCCCTGATGAAGGCCAAAATGAAAGAGACCGGAGCCCTGCTGGCCGGCGAGATGAGTGGCCACATCTTCTTTGGCGAACGCTGGTACGGGTTTGACGATGGTCTATACTCAGCCGCTCGTCTTCTGGAGGTCCTTGGTATTGACGATCGTCACAGTGACGAAGTGTTTGAAGACTTCCCGGATGATATCAGTACACCTGAGCTGAATGTCGAGGTGACCGAAAGCAGCAAATTCGCGATCATTGAGCGCCTTGGACAGGAAGGTGACTTCAGGGACGGTAACATCAGCACCATTGATGGCATTCGTGTCGATTATGCCGATGGCTGGGGGCTGTGTCGCGCGTCCAATACCACGCCGGTACTGGTGCTGAGGTTCGAGGCGGAAACCGAAGAGGCTCTTGAGCGGATCAAAGGTCTGTTCCGGGAACAGCTAAGCAAAGTGGCCCCCGATATTGCAGTGGATTTCTGA
- the dut gene encoding dUTP diphosphatase yields MTRKKLQVRVLDDRIGNQIAFPEYATDGSAGLDLRACLDEPLTLAPGETQLIKTGLSVHIADPSLAAMILPRSGLGHKHGIVLGNLVGLIDSDYQGELMVSCWNRGQTTFTVEIGERIAQLVLVPVVQADFEVVPEFDTSVRGEGGFGSTGTH; encoded by the coding sequence ATGACCAGAAAAAAACTGCAGGTGCGGGTACTGGACGACCGTATCGGAAACCAGATTGCTTTCCCCGAGTATGCGACGGATGGTTCCGCCGGGCTTGATCTTCGCGCCTGTCTGGATGAACCGCTGACACTGGCACCGGGTGAGACACAGCTCATAAAGACCGGCTTGTCCGTTCATATTGCCGATCCGTCTCTCGCGGCCATGATCCTGCCAAGAAGTGGCCTCGGCCATAAACACGGCATCGTGCTGGGGAACCTGGTGGGGCTGATTGATTCGGATTATCAGGGCGAGCTTATGGTGTCTTGCTGGAACCGTGGCCAGACCACCTTCACTGTCGAGATTGGCGAACGCATCGCCCAGCTCGTTCTGGTGCCCGTCGTTCAGGCGGACTTTGAAGTTGTTCCGGAGTTCGATACCAGTGTCCGCGGTGAGGGCGGTTTCGGCTCTACAGGCACACACTAA
- the radC gene encoding RadC family protein: MPNSDWPTDERPRERLLNHGAPTLSDSELLAIFLRTGTAGVPVMAMARALIDEFGSLRGLMTASRRQFCHVKGLGSAKYAQVQAAMEMARRVMDEPLRQGNPLRSPEDTRRFLTSRLGTYPHEVFAGLFLDNRHRIIHYRELFRGTIDGAAVYPREVVRQALEDNAAAVIFAHNHPSGVAEPSQADISLTRRLKEALGLVDIRVLDHMVVGHGEVISLAERGLM; this comes from the coding sequence ATGCCCAACTCTGACTGGCCCACGGACGAACGTCCACGGGAACGCCTGCTGAACCACGGGGCGCCAACCCTCTCCGATTCCGAACTGCTGGCCATCTTTCTTCGCACCGGCACCGCCGGCGTACCTGTCATGGCAATGGCAAGAGCACTAATTGATGAGTTTGGCAGCCTCAGGGGTTTAATGACCGCCTCCCGGCGCCAGTTTTGCCATGTCAAAGGCCTGGGTTCGGCCAAGTACGCCCAGGTGCAGGCTGCCATGGAAATGGCAAGGCGCGTCATGGACGAACCCCTGCGCCAGGGCAACCCATTGCGCTCGCCGGAAGACACTCGCCGGTTTCTGACCAGTCGGCTTGGAACCTACCCCCACGAGGTATTCGCCGGCCTTTTCCTTGATAACCGACACCGGATTATCCACTACCGGGAGCTGTTTCGCGGTACCATTGATGGCGCGGCCGTCTACCCCAGAGAGGTTGTGCGCCAGGCACTCGAAGATAATGCTGCAGCCGTCATATTCGCCCACAATCACCCCTCCGGGGTCGCAGAGCCCAGCCAGGCAGATATTTCCCTGACCCGCAGATTGAAGGAAGCACTGGGTCTGGTCGATATCAGGGTTCTTGACCATATGGTTGTGGGCCA
- the argB gene encoding acetylglutamate kinase, which produces MALDRETAMQVASVLSRGLPYIQRFTGKTVVIKYGGNAMDNEELKSSFARDVVLMKLVGINPIVVHGGGPQIGELLERLNIKSRFVNGMRVTDSETMDVVEMVLGGQVNKEIVSLINAQGGTAVGLTGKDANLIRARKLEVVDRSPELERPEIIDIGHVGEVASVNVDVIDMLTRSNVIPVIAPIGVGPDGASYNINADLVAGKVAEAMKAEKLILLTNVSGLKSKEGNVLTGLTAQQVNDLIDDGTIHGGMLPKIRCALNAVENGVQTSHIIDGRVAHACLLEIFTDEGVGTLISRN; this is translated from the coding sequence ATGGCGCTGGATCGTGAAACAGCAATGCAGGTGGCTTCAGTTCTGAGTCGCGGCCTGCCCTATATTCAACGGTTTACCGGTAAGACCGTGGTGATCAAGTATGGCGGTAACGCCATGGACAATGAGGAGCTGAAGAGCAGCTTTGCCCGCGATGTGGTGTTGATGAAACTGGTGGGTATCAATCCTATTGTTGTCCATGGTGGCGGCCCCCAGATCGGGGAACTGCTGGAGCGTCTGAACATTAAGTCCAGATTCGTCAATGGCATGCGGGTAACCGATTCCGAGACCATGGACGTTGTGGAAATGGTTCTTGGTGGCCAGGTCAACAAGGAAATTGTGTCCCTGATCAATGCTCAGGGTGGCACAGCAGTCGGTCTGACCGGCAAAGATGCGAACCTGATCCGTGCCCGCAAACTGGAAGTGGTCGACCGTTCGCCGGAACTGGAACGCCCTGAGATCATCGATATCGGGCATGTTGGCGAGGTTGCCAGTGTCAATGTGGACGTAATCGATATGCTGACCCGGAGCAATGTGATCCCGGTCATCGCGCCGATTGGTGTTGGCCCCGACGGTGCCTCCTACAACATCAACGCTGATCTGGTCGCCGGTAAAGTGGCTGAGGCGATGAAAGCGGAGAAGCTGATTCTGCTAACCAACGTTTCTGGTCTCAAGAGCAAGGAAGGCAATGTACTGACGGGTCTGACAGCACAGCAGGTCAATGACCTGATTGACGATGGCACTATCCACGGCGGCATGCTGCCCAAGATTCGCTGTGCCTTGAACGCCGTCGAAAACGGCGTGCAGACCTCCCACATCATCGACGGCCGGGTGGCCCATGCCTGCTTGCTGGAAATCTTCACCGACGAGGGTGTCGGCACTCTGATTTCCCGCAACTGA